In Phocoena phocoena chromosome 19, mPhoPho1.1, whole genome shotgun sequence, a genomic segment contains:
- the KCNJ2 gene encoding inward rectifier potassium channel 2, whose protein sequence is MGSVRTNRYSIVSSEEDGMKLATLAVANGFGNGKSKVHTRQQCRSRFVKKDGHCNVQFINVGEKGQRYLADIFTTCVDIRWRWMLVIFCLAFVLSWLFFGCVFWLIALLHGDLDASKESKACVSEVNSFTAAFLFSIETQTTIGYGFRCVTDECPVAVFMVVFQSIVGCIIDAFIIGAVMAKMAKPKKRNETLVFSHNAVIAMRDGKLCLMWRVGNLRKSHLVEAHVRAQLLKSRITSEGEYIPLDQIDINVGFDSGIDRIFLVSPITIVHEIDEDSPLYDLSKQDIDNADFEIVVILEGMVEATAMTTQCRSSYLANEILWGHRYEPVLFEEKHYYKVDYSRFHKTYEVPNTPLCSARDLAEKKYILSSANSFCYENEVALTSKEEEDSENGVPESTSTDTPPDIDLHNQASVPLEPRPLRRESEI, encoded by the coding sequence ATGGGCAGCGTCCGCACCAACCGCTACAGCATCGTCTCTTCGGAGGAGGACGGCATGAAGCTGGCCACCCTGGCGGTGGCCAATGGCTTTGGGAACGGAAAGAGTAAAGTCCACACTCGACAGCAGTGCCGGAGCCGCTTTGTGAAGAAGGACGGCCACTGCAACGTGCAGTTCATCAACGTGGGCGAGAAGGGCCAACGGTACCTGGCGGACATCTTCACCACGTGTGTGGACATCCGCTGGCGGTGGATGTTGGTTATCTTCTGCCTGGCTTTCGTTCTCTCCTGGCTGTTTTTCGGCTGTGTGTTTTGGTTGATAGCGCTGCTCCACGGGGACCTGGACGCATCCAAGGAGAGCAAAGCGTGCGTGTCCGAGGTCAACAGCTTCACGGCCGCTTTCCTCTTCTCCATCGAGACGCAGACCACCATAGGCTACGGCTTCCGCTGCGTCACAGACGAGTGCCCCGTGGCTGTTTTCATGGTGGTCTTCCAGTCCATCGTGGGCTGCATCATCGACGCCTTTATCATTGGCGCGGTCATGGCCAAGATGGCCAAGCCCAAGAAGAGAAACGAGACCCTGGTCTTCAGCCACAACGCCGTGATCGCCATGAGGGATGGCAAGCTCTGTCTGATGTGGCGGGTGGGCAACCTTCGGAAAAGCCACCTGGTGGAAGCTCACGTGCGAGCACAGCTCCTCAAATCCAGGATTACTTCCGAAGGGGAGTACATCCCCCTGGATCAAATAGACATCAACGTCGGCTTTGACAGCGGCATTGACCGCATATTTCTGGTGTCCCCCATCACCATCGTCCACGAGATAGACGAGGACAGCCCTTTATACGATTTGAGCAAACAGGACATCGACAACGCGGACTTTGAGATCGTGGTGATACTCGAAGGCATGGTGGAAGCCACGGCCATGACCACGCAGTGCCGGAGCTCGTACCTGGCCAACGAAATCCTCTGGGGCCACCGCTACGAGCCCGTCCTCTTCGAGGAGAAGCATTACTACAAAGTAGACTATTCGAGGTTCCACAAGACTTACGAAGTACCCAACACTCCCCTTTGTAGCGCTAGGGACTTAGCCGAGAAGAAATACATCCTCTCCAGCGCTAATTCCTTTTGCTATGAAAATGAGGTTGCCCTCACAAGCAAAGAGGAAGAAGACAGTGAAAACGGGGTCCCAGAGAGCACGAGTACGGACACACCCCCTGACATAGACCTTCACAACCAGGCAAGTGTACCCCTAGAGCCCAGGCCCTTACGGCGAGAGTCGGAGATATGA